The region ACATACGGCACTTGCCACCTTCATCAAGCACTTTGAAGAATTTCAAGCTTTACCAGATCCAACATCGACTAGTGATCTCATGCTTGATTCATTTGTTTCGGGGTTTGTCTCTGGATTTACTGGCGACCTTGAACTCGTCAAAGGTTCCTTTGAGCGTACGGCAGCATCCGATTCCCGAGCAGCGGCCAAACAGCGTGCGGCGATTGCGTTATGTCATGCCGAACAGCAATGTGTTGCGATCCAGCTCACACTATCTCGGATCGCTGAGCGTTTTGCGGCCCCGGTCACAGCTGCGGGGGATCGATTTAAAATTGATATTGATGATCCGTGGGGAGCACATGCCCCCAAAAAGTGGATTTGCTTCCATAATGGGGGAGATGATCTCCGGGATTGCACTCTGCAAGTTCAATTGACGGGCCAAAACGGACCACCACGCAGCAATGTCCACTTCATCAAGCATTGGCCAGCAAACACCTGGATGTACTCCCTCTATCAAGTCGGTTTTCAACTCCCCGATGGAAGCTATGTCGATTCGCAGACAGTTAGTTCCATCCAGTCTGCAGAAGTCAAACTGTGGTCACCTGAGTACTCGACACAGTTTCGTTACGACTATCAGGGGGCGGGCCGAGATGAAGATGTCAAAAGATTTGGATCAGCCCTCAAGATTCAAGGGAAGTATCTCCCGTTTAAGCAAGGGGTCCTTTGGAATACCCAACCAGGTGCTGAACTGACTCTCCACGGTGTGGAATGGCTTCCTCCAGGTAAGGTGACTCTCACGTTCCGTGGAAATCGAAGAAAAGAAAAGGCTTGGATCTGGGATCATTCCGGATGGCCGAACGGAGAGGCAAAGACGTTCACCACACCTGAGGGCGCTCTGGAGTTTGTGCCTCAAGAGATTGATGTGGAACTCTCATTTCCAGACACGGCGACCGTGTTCACAGAGCGGCTGAAAGTCTCGAAGTAAGCCAGTACGACTCGCGGTTATTTGTCGGGTCATTGGTTCCAAAGGTCGTCTCGTACTTTGGACAAAAAGAGTGGTGGAATCGATGTCGTTTCCTGCACCAAATCGCCAGACAAACTGGGCACTTCAATCACTACAGAGTCAAAACCAAATTCTTGCAAAGGGAACTCATGTTGCAGCATCGATTCTGGTTCACGGTCGTTTGCATTTTGGTGTTCAGTGGCCTCCCGGAAAGACTGATTGCCGCTCCGGCCGATCCTCCACTGACTCCCGAGCAGCGTCGAATCCTCGAACGATTCCAACAGATTTCCTGGCAAAAGGGGCCCGGCCGATTCGCAGTTGGGCCACAAGCCACCATTCAGATCCCTGACGGATTTCAGATCACCAATTCAGCCGGTGCTCAGATCTACATGGAGTTAAGTGGTAACCCGCCATCCGCAAACATTCAGAGTGTGGTAACATTTACAGAGGAGCCATTTGGATTTTACCTGATTTTCTCTTATGAGGACTCGGGGAAAGTCGATGATCGTGATGCGAGTAATCTCAATGCGGATGAGCTCCTCAAGCAGCTTCGCGAGAATACGAATGCTGGAAACGCTCATCGCAAACAACTGGGACTAGAGCCACTCTACATTGATCGCTGGATCATTCCTCCGCGTTACAACTCCACTACGAAGCAATTGGAATGGGCACTTCGCGGGCATTCGGAAAGTGGGAATCCCGTCGCCAATTGGGATACCAGGATCTTGGGACGCTACGGCATGATGTCCGTCAAGCTGGTGATGACAAATCCAGACGAAATTGAGTCTGTAATTCCCGGCGTTAATCAGCTGCTGCAAGGCTTTTCATTCAATGCTGGAAGTGATTACGCATCGTGGCAACCCGGAGACAAAGTGGCCGCACTGGGTGTGACCGCATTGGTGGCTGGATCCACAACCGCGGTCGCTGCCAAACTGGGATTCTTTCAGAAAATGGGTGTCTTTATTTTTAAATACATCTATCTGATTCTGGCAGCTTTGGGGGCCGTCGGAGCGCGCTTCCTTGGGAAATCCGCATCCAACTCGTCTCCTTCAGATTCAGTCGCGATGAATCGCGACTCGGCTCTTCCTCGTCCCCCGACACTTCCAGGACCACGTCCCCGAACGCCCCAGTCTCCCGACAATCAGTCAAGTGATTGACGTGCAATTGAGGGACGTAATGTGTCTCCGCCTCAAAGCCCAGCCATGCGACGATCGTAGAAGATCTTCGGCGGGTTGCAGACGGGCCGAGCCTTAGAGATCGGCGGGCACGTCAGGAAGTAGGGAGAGGAGATTGGCAGATAGTTCGGCGGCAGAGATATCAGCAGTTAATCCAATCATTTTTAGCGGTGATTGCAGGCACAGGCGGGATTGACCCACACGATGTACGGGATAACTGACCAATGGCTCTGGGTTGCCTTGGTGGGACTCTTTCTTCTGGAGCAATTCCGACTGCTGCGGAGAGAAGAGCAGGCCATTTTTGAGATGCGTTCAGGGCTCTGGAGAACTTGTCCCGTGTTATTGGAAAACTCCAGGTGTCGCCTCGTGTGGTTACCTATTTCTTCCACCTGTCGAGTCTTCATAGGAGATCAGGGAACTTTCGACCTTACATACTGTTGGACCGCTGGAACTTCGTCGTTATTACCGCGACCAGACGAGGTGAAAGACTTTCAGGCATTCCTCGCGGCCTGGCAACGAGCCAGTCAGTTGGTGCAGCTGACATCGACTGGGTTGGCTCTCTGTCTGGGCATGCTGATCCTCCTCTGGGCTGGTTTCTTGACGGTGAGTATTCCCTATGCCATACGCTGGACCCTGGGAGCCACTTTCACCTGCTGGTCACTAACAGCGTGCTTCTATTGGCAGTCCGCTCGCTCACTTCGGCGGCAGGGCTGGGGAGACGTCTCCGCCTCTGTGGCCGACGTCTTAATCAGTCCGCTGTCTGCACTCAAAGCCTATTCACTCTTGGGAAAGATGGGATGCCAAAGATATCACTTCAGTACTGTCGCCTGGGCTCTGGCTCCACATGCGGTGCTTCATCAATGGGCTCGCAATGCCACTGTCGCACCCAATCTTCAGGATTTCTCGACGGGAGTTTCTGCCAATCTCGAAACCCCGACGCCGGGACAACTCCAAGAGTTGCTTCAGCTGCGCGGCATAGAACTATCTGTGGCGATTGCTACTCCGCATCCCGATTCTGATGCAATCTGCTTTTGTCCGCGCTGCCATGCTCAATACACGCGCTGGGTGGAATGTTGTTGGAATTGCACTTCATGGAAAGAAACTTTGGCTGTGGAAACCAGTCCTGAAGAGCCTCCTCCCAAAGATTACCAAAGCTCCATCGAGTCCTAACAAAAACGACATTCCCCACTGTTGGGAACCGTTAGGGGGGAAAGTCCCCCAGATCGACACACAGCAACTGACTTAAAGCCAGGCGATGGGCTTGCTTTCAATTCTCAGGCCAGTGGAATTTTTATGGTTGAATACGTGGTCACTTTGACAGCCGTGCTGGCTGGTTTTTTCTTGGGTGGCATGTGGGGCGGAAATCTGGGGTCTTTTGTGGGAGGCCTCGGGGCTCTGTTTCTGTGTCTCGTTGTCAAAGATGTGCTCTTCCTGGAGCGAACGCTGGAGGGGTTTTTCGCGCGGCATCGAACGGAGATTGCCGGATTTGTGGTTGTTGTGATTCTGGTGATTCTGGGGTCTTATCTGCTGGGCCCAACCTGGGGGACGCTCCTGGGGCTCGTCGGTGGCCGTACTGCGGGAGAATGGATTGCCGGACGATTGGGATGGAGTGCAGAGCAGGCGCAGAACGATCTCTTTATGCGGGCAATCCAGTTGACATATCCGTTGGCACTCGTGGGTATGGATTCATCTCCAGATCCTCGCGAACTGAAGACAATACACGAGATTGCCCGACTCTTGCTGCAGCCCTTGGGGCTCCATCACAAGCGGGATGTGCAGAACGTTTTGGACATTTCCCGAAGGCTGATTGATGAGCCTGACTGCGTCAACTGGCTTCCGACTGCTAACGAGGAGCTTCGGTTCCGGATTGTCTGGAACTGTCTGCAGGTGATTTATTCCCGGGAGAGCATTCCTCCCGAGAAACGGCAGTTCGTCGTAGAACTGGAGCAATTCCTCAACCTGCAGAGTCTCAATGTCATTGGTGTCTACGATCGTTCCGTAGGGATTCAGTACATGCGTATCCCGGCATTGCATGTGTTGGGACTCTCTGCTGATGCAACAGACTCACAGATTGATGCGACGTATCGAGATGCTGTCCGTCAGTTTCATCCCGATCGTGTGCAAGGCGTTCCGGATCATCTTTCAGCTCTGGCTCGCGATAAGATGGTCCAGATCAATGAAGCGTATCATCTGCTAAAGACCTCGGATCCCGCCTCGCTGAAGTACAATTTTCGTGGGGTGGAGGAGGATGCCGTGATCACTCCTGATGGGGAATCGGGCTTTTTGTGCCGCTGCTGGCTCTGCCGAAAGGCCAATCGAATTCCCGATCAAGTCGTACTGCATTCTCTGCGCTGTGGTGGCTGCCATGCACTCCTCGGCCGACCGGTTTCGCCTGCCTGACATTCCTCTCCTCGATTCCCCAAATTCGATTTCGAAGAGTCGTCACCATGGGACGAAGGGCAAGGCTCCTCGTCGAAGCCACTCGCTGTCTAGCCAGAGGCGTTTGCTCTCTCTGGCTGGCAGTCTTTTGCAGCCCCAAGATCAGGCCCGGAATGGAAGTGGGTCTCTCGGGTGGCACTTTCCCGCCGACTGCCCCGGCAGACATTCGGGTTTCGCTCAACAGTCACCGGTCATGGGATCTTACCAGTGGAGTGGTGCTGCACGGTGACCGGTCTGGATGAGTACCAACGTCGCCGGGGACATGAAGGTCTATGCGCGAACAGGCTACTCGATGCACAAGTAGAGCTGTGCTTAGTTACAGCAAGATACTGGTAGAAAATAGGATCTCAGAGAGGGAGAGAAAACCCCGAAACACGCTCTCCTGAACATCGAAAAAATGGCATTTATTTCTTATTGAAACTCTGGATCTCTTTAATATTAAAGAAAAGGTGGTTTCTGGTGTGTCTTTTATCGCCGATTAAATGCTCGCCAAATGCCCTGCGGAAGTGCCTCCCACAGGTGCCATTTCAATAACTATTTGTTGCTGGAAAAAGCACCGCTTTTCGACCAGATCCTTATCCACCCTTCACAGGGAACATCTCTCAGAAACGCTGAGAATCAATCGGGTTGATGGTGCGTGAAAAAGCTCAACTGCAAGAACTGGCACCGAGTGGTCGTCTGCCATGGGCCGGTGAAAACCGAAACCCAATGCGTGGGGTGGGGCTAAAAAAATCTGGCAGGGGGATGAGCCCCTGCCAGATGAGCGGGATCTCTCCCAGTGAAAGTTCTCGCTTCCAGTGTGAAACTCCTGCCCAGGGCTCACACTGCTCCCTCTGATCCTTCCCCCGTGTTCCTGAGGTCACGCGGCATCGAGGAGGTTAAACAATGATCGTCTCACGTGAATGGGCCTTGTGGAATGGGGAACGTGAGATCTCCACTGGTGAGTTTTCGGAAACTGGGTGGACTGGTTCCAAGCGCATTGCTGGGAGGCCGACGGGTTCGCGTGTGCCGGACTGTGGTTGGCCAGTGGCCAGCACGTGGTGATCTCCCGGCGGAATGAGGCTGTCACGCGTGAGTGGCATGATGACGTAGAAGGCCTCCGGAGTGTCGAGACGAACGGCACTCTCCGAACTCTGAAAACCGAGTTGCTGAAACCCCATCTTCAGGGCTGAGAGAAGATAGCGGGTCTCCAGTGAGATTGCCCCGGATGTGCCCCAGCAGGTGGATCGCGTCAGTTGAATTTCCGTGGCACGTGCCGCACAGCGTGTCTGAATTCGGATCACGGGAAACGCCTGCGAAAGATCCACGGTCACCGGTTGATGAATCCGTTCTTCCGAGGTGATCTGGGCCTGGGGAAGATGTTCCAGAAGTTCTATCAGACGGCAGGCATCCACAGGATGGAGTTCCATCTGTGAGGCGGTCTCAGAGAGTTGCGGCACAACCCGGTCAATCAGGGGATACCGTCCTTCGGTTTCAATCTTCAGTCCGACGACCCAGGATCCAGATTGCACCACTAAATCGGTGGGCGTGCGAGCGAGATGGACAGTACTGGCACGTTCCCATTCAGGGAGTGCGAAAATATCTGTGCCTGCCAGCAGCAGATCGTCTGACCAGGGAAGTGGCAACCCGTTCCAAATCAGCAGTTGATGCCCATTCGACCCTGCGAGTCGCTGATGTTGAGCACTGTATTGCACACAACTCAGGGAGTACCGCTTGATGCTGGGGTCACGGAGTGACATCACTCGCTGCAATGCGGCGAGAAACCCCGGCGGGGCTTCCACCAGTTCAGACCAGATGGCTCGGGGCCAGCCTTCGGGAGGATCCATTCGCTGATATTCACGCTCCATCTCAAAACCCGAGGTTGTCCAACGGGCCTTGATCAGATCCTGATCGACTTCGATGGTCACGATATCCGGGGTGGTTCCCTGCACGTCTCGTAAAAGTGTTGCCGGGACGGTGACTTGTTCGGCATGGCCCAGGGAGAGTTCCGTGAGAGGTGAGGGAGTGGGACTGCGGGAGGGATCGAAGTTCTGCCAGAGAACCCAGACTTCAGGAGTCAGGCAGAGCATCTGCAGTTGAGTGCCGCGCTGAATCAGCGTGACCGGGGGTTGAATGCGCCGGGAGAAATGGATGAGTCCGGCATGTCGAAACGCTGTGAGGACTTGCCGGGCTGTCTGTCGTGAGAATTGAAACATGGGGTCACTTTCATCAAAGCGTGAGGGAAATCAGGGGCGTCGGCCCCCGAAAACAATGCCAGGCCAGAGCGATGGACTCCGGCCTGGCAGTACTCAGTCGTCAGTGCGGACAGTCCTGCTGGGAATCACGCCGTTTCGAGGTGATCCCAGTCGAGATAGGGAGCCAGTAGAGTGGCCGCTACCAGCGAGTCGTCGTCAGTCAGCGGAGGAGTGAGGTCAATGAGTTCAAAGCCCCGCTGGTGAATCACCTGCAGGTCTTCACCCGTCATTTC is a window of Planctopirus limnophila DSM 3776 DNA encoding:
- a CDS encoding beta clamp domain-containing protein produces the protein MFQFSRQTARQVLTAFRHAGLIHFSRRIQPPVTLIQRGTQLQMLCLTPEVWVLWQNFDPSRSPTPSPLTELSLGHAEQVTVPATLLRDVQGTTPDIVTIEVDQDLIKARWTTSGFEMEREYQRMDPPEGWPRAIWSELVEAPPGFLAALQRVMSLRDPSIKRYSLSCVQYSAQHQRLAGSNGHQLLIWNGLPLPWSDDLLLAGTDIFALPEWERASTVHLARTPTDLVVQSGSWVVGLKIETEGRYPLIDRVVPQLSETASQMELHPVDACRLIELLEHLPQAQITSEERIHQPVTVDLSQAFPVIRIQTRCAARATEIQLTRSTCWGTSGAISLETRYLLSALKMGFQQLGFQSSESAVRLDTPEAFYVIMPLTRDSLIPPGDHHVLATGQPQSGTREPVGLPAMRLEPVHPVSENSPVEISRSPFHKAHSRETIIV
- a CDS encoding DUF2167 domain-containing protein; its protein translation is MLQHRFWFTVVCILVFSGLPERLIAAPADPPLTPEQRRILERFQQISWQKGPGRFAVGPQATIQIPDGFQITNSAGAQIYMELSGNPPSANIQSVVTFTEEPFGFYLIFSYEDSGKVDDRDASNLNADELLKQLRENTNAGNAHRKQLGLEPLYIDRWIIPPRYNSTTKQLEWALRGHSESGNPVANWDTRILGRYGMMSVKLVMTNPDEIESVIPGVNQLLQGFSFNAGSDYASWQPGDKVAALGVTALVAGSTTAVAAKLGFFQKMGVFIFKYIYLILAALGAVGARFLGKSASNSSPSDSVAMNRDSALPRPPTLPGPRPRTPQSPDNQSSD
- a CDS encoding J domain-containing protein, whose protein sequence is MVEYVVTLTAVLAGFFLGGMWGGNLGSFVGGLGALFLCLVVKDVLFLERTLEGFFARHRTEIAGFVVVVILVILGSYLLGPTWGTLLGLVGGRTAGEWIAGRLGWSAEQAQNDLFMRAIQLTYPLALVGMDSSPDPRELKTIHEIARLLLQPLGLHHKRDVQNVLDISRRLIDEPDCVNWLPTANEELRFRIVWNCLQVIYSRESIPPEKRQFVVELEQFLNLQSLNVIGVYDRSVGIQYMRIPALHVLGLSADATDSQIDATYRDAVRQFHPDRVQGVPDHLSALARDKMVQINEAYHLLKTSDPASLKYNFRGVEEDAVITPDGESGFLCRCWLCRKANRIPDQVVLHSLRCGGCHALLGRPVSPA